One segment of Meriones unguiculatus strain TT.TT164.6M chromosome 3, Bangor_MerUng_6.1, whole genome shotgun sequence DNA contains the following:
- the Akr1a1 gene encoding aldo-keto reductase family 1 member A1 isoform X2: MASCVLLHTGQNMPLIGLGTWKSEPGQVKAAIKYALSAGYRHIDCAAVYGNESEIGEALKENVGPGKAVPREELFVTSKLWNTKHHPEDVEAAVRKTLADLQLEYLDLYLMHWPYAFERGDNLFPKNADETIRYDSIHYKETWKAMEALVAKGLVRALGLSNFSSRQIDDILSVASVRPAVLQVECHPYLAQNELIAHCQARGLEVTAYSPLGSPDRAWHHPDEPVLLEEPVVLALAEKHGRSPAQILLRWQVQRKVICIPKSITPSRILQNIQVFDFTLSPEEMKQLDALNKNWRYIVPMITVDGKRVPRDAGHPLYPFNDPY; encoded by the exons ATGGCTTCCTGTGTCCTTTTGCACACTGGACAGAACATGCCTCTCATTGGGCTGGGGACATGGAAGAGTGAGCCGGGGCAG gtAAAGGCAGCCATTAAATACGCCCTCAGTGCAGGCTACCGCCACATTGATTGTGCTGCTGTCTATGGCAACGAGAGTGAGATTGGAGAGGCCCTGAAGGAGAATGTGGGACCAGGCAAG GCAGTGCCTCGAGAGGAGCTGTTTGTGACATCCAAGCTGTGGAATACTAAGCACCACCCCGAGGATGTAGAAGCTGCCGTCCGGAAGACACTGGCTGATCTCCAGCTGGAGTACCTGGACCTCTATTTGATGCACTGGCCTTACGCCTTTGA GCGGGGAGACAACCTCTTTCCCAAGAACGCTGATGAAACTATCCGCTATGACTCCATCCACTATAAGGAGACGTGGAAGGCTATGGAGGCTCTGGTGGCAAAGGGGCTGGTGAGAGCCCTGGGCTTGTCCAACTTCAGCAGTCGGCAGATTGATGACATCCTCAGTGTGGCCTCTGTGCGCCCAGCTGTCTTGCAG GTGGAATGCCATCCATACCTGGCTCAAAATGAGCTCATTGCCCACTGTCAAGCTCGAGGCTTGGAAGTAACTGCTTACAGCCCATTGGGTTCCCCTGATCGTGCTTGGCACCACCCTGATGAGCCAGTCCTGCTTGAGGAACCAGTGGTCTTGGCACTAGCTGAAAAACATGGCAGATCTCCAGCTCAAATCTTGCTCAG ATGGCAGGTTCAGCGGAAAGTAATCTGCATCCCCAAAAGCATCACTCCTTCACGAATCCTTCAGAACATTCAG GTATTTGATTTCACCTTAAGCCCAGAGGAAATGAAGCAATTAGATGCTCTGAACAAAAATTGGCGGTATATTGTGCCCATGATTACG gTGGATGGGAAGAGGGTTCCCAGAGATGCCGGACATCCCCTGTATCCCTTTAATGACCCGTACTGA
- the Akr1a1 gene encoding aldo-keto reductase family 1 member A1 isoform X1, producing MASCVLLHTGQNMPLIGLGTWKSEPGQVKAAIKYALSAGYRHIDCAAVYGNESEIGEALKENVGPGKAVPREELFVTSKLWNTKHHPEDVEAAVRKTLADLQLEYLDLYLMHWPYAFERGDNLFPKNADETIRYDSIHYKETWKAMEALVAKGLVRALGLSNFSSRQIDDILSVASVRPAVLQVECHPYLAQNELIAHCQARGLEVTAYSPLGSPDRAWHHPDEPVLLEEPVVLALAEKHGRSPAQILLRWQVQRKVICIPKSITPSRILQNIQVFDFTLSPEEMKQLDALNKNWRYIVPMITAFSILHFLASAYQVLCYTKLCSNDLVLLKLEKISMAQ from the exons ATGGCTTCCTGTGTCCTTTTGCACACTGGACAGAACATGCCTCTCATTGGGCTGGGGACATGGAAGAGTGAGCCGGGGCAG gtAAAGGCAGCCATTAAATACGCCCTCAGTGCAGGCTACCGCCACATTGATTGTGCTGCTGTCTATGGCAACGAGAGTGAGATTGGAGAGGCCCTGAAGGAGAATGTGGGACCAGGCAAG GCAGTGCCTCGAGAGGAGCTGTTTGTGACATCCAAGCTGTGGAATACTAAGCACCACCCCGAGGATGTAGAAGCTGCCGTCCGGAAGACACTGGCTGATCTCCAGCTGGAGTACCTGGACCTCTATTTGATGCACTGGCCTTACGCCTTTGA GCGGGGAGACAACCTCTTTCCCAAGAACGCTGATGAAACTATCCGCTATGACTCCATCCACTATAAGGAGACGTGGAAGGCTATGGAGGCTCTGGTGGCAAAGGGGCTGGTGAGAGCCCTGGGCTTGTCCAACTTCAGCAGTCGGCAGATTGATGACATCCTCAGTGTGGCCTCTGTGCGCCCAGCTGTCTTGCAG GTGGAATGCCATCCATACCTGGCTCAAAATGAGCTCATTGCCCACTGTCAAGCTCGAGGCTTGGAAGTAACTGCTTACAGCCCATTGGGTTCCCCTGATCGTGCTTGGCACCACCCTGATGAGCCAGTCCTGCTTGAGGAACCAGTGGTCTTGGCACTAGCTGAAAAACATGGCAGATCTCCAGCTCAAATCTTGCTCAG ATGGCAGGTTCAGCGGAAAGTAATCTGCATCCCCAAAAGCATCACTCCTTCACGAATCCTTCAGAACATTCAG GTATTTGATTTCACCTTAAGCCCAGAGGAAATGAAGCAATTAGATGCTCTGAACAAAAATTGGCGGTATATTGTGCCCATGATTACG gCATTCTCCATTCTTCATTTTCTTGCCTCAGCTTACCAAGTTCTGTGCTACACCAAGCTCTGCTCCAATGATCTTGTTCTCTTGAAGTTGGAGAAAATTAGTATGGCTCAGTAG
- the Akr1a1 gene encoding aldo-keto reductase family 1 member A1 isoform X3: MASCVLLHTGQNMPLIGLGTWKSEPGQVKAAIKYALSAGYRHIDCAAVYGNESEIGEALKENVGPGKAVPREELFVTSKLWNTKHHPEDVEAAVRKTLADLQLEYLDLYLMHWPYAFERGDNLFPKNADETIRYDSIHYKETWKAMEALVAKGLVRALGLSNFSSRQIDDILSVASVRPAVLQVECHPYLAQNELIAHCQARGLEVTAYSPLGSPDRAWHHPDEPVLLEEPVVLALAEKHGRSPAQILLRWQVQRKVICIPKSITPSRILQNIQVFDFTLSPEEMKQLDALNKNWRYIVPMITGFTILP, from the exons ATGGCTTCCTGTGTCCTTTTGCACACTGGACAGAACATGCCTCTCATTGGGCTGGGGACATGGAAGAGTGAGCCGGGGCAG gtAAAGGCAGCCATTAAATACGCCCTCAGTGCAGGCTACCGCCACATTGATTGTGCTGCTGTCTATGGCAACGAGAGTGAGATTGGAGAGGCCCTGAAGGAGAATGTGGGACCAGGCAAG GCAGTGCCTCGAGAGGAGCTGTTTGTGACATCCAAGCTGTGGAATACTAAGCACCACCCCGAGGATGTAGAAGCTGCCGTCCGGAAGACACTGGCTGATCTCCAGCTGGAGTACCTGGACCTCTATTTGATGCACTGGCCTTACGCCTTTGA GCGGGGAGACAACCTCTTTCCCAAGAACGCTGATGAAACTATCCGCTATGACTCCATCCACTATAAGGAGACGTGGAAGGCTATGGAGGCTCTGGTGGCAAAGGGGCTGGTGAGAGCCCTGGGCTTGTCCAACTTCAGCAGTCGGCAGATTGATGACATCCTCAGTGTGGCCTCTGTGCGCCCAGCTGTCTTGCAG GTGGAATGCCATCCATACCTGGCTCAAAATGAGCTCATTGCCCACTGTCAAGCTCGAGGCTTGGAAGTAACTGCTTACAGCCCATTGGGTTCCCCTGATCGTGCTTGGCACCACCCTGATGAGCCAGTCCTGCTTGAGGAACCAGTGGTCTTGGCACTAGCTGAAAAACATGGCAGATCTCCAGCTCAAATCTTGCTCAG ATGGCAGGTTCAGCGGAAAGTAATCTGCATCCCCAAAAGCATCACTCCTTCACGAATCCTTCAGAACATTCAG GTATTTGATTTCACCTTAAGCCCAGAGGAAATGAAGCAATTAGATGCTCTGAACAAAAATTGGCGGTATATTGTGCCCATGATTACG ggtttcactatattgccttag